One Comamonas odontotermitis genomic window, CGCCAGCGTGTCGCCAATCGACACCCCCACCCGCACCGGCACGCGGCCGGGCTCGGCCGTCAGATGGCGCAAGCCCCCCATGGCTTCGCCAATCACGCCAAAGCCGGGTAGATCGCGATACGGGCCGCTTTGGCCATAGCCCGAGATGCGCAGCATCACCAGCTCCGGGTTGATTGCATGCAATTCTTCGGGCGACATGCCCCAGGCCTCCAACGTACCGGGACGAAAGTTCTCCACCAGCACATCGGCTTCGGCAATCAGGCGGCGGGCAATATCCTGCGCCTCTTTCTGCCGCAGATCGAGCGCCACCGACTTCTTGTTGCGCGACTGCACCTGCCACCAGACGGAGGTGCCGTCCTGCAGCAGCCGCCAGTTGCGCAGCGGGTCGCCTGTGCCCGTAGCTTCGATCTTGATCACCTCGGCACCAAATTCGCCCAGTGTCTTGCCGCAGAACGGCCCAGCAATCAGTTGCCCCATCTCCACCACCTTGACGCCCTGTAGCGCCGCAGGGCTTGCATCCTGTTGAGGAAGGTTTGCAATGTTCGTATCCATCGGCGTGTCTCCGTCATTCATGGCTGACCGACATTGTCACCCAGTACCGCAGCAATGCCGGTGACTGCGGAGACTGCACTATCATCGCCCTCCTGATGCATGAAGCCCGTCCTGCCCACCGCCCCGTCTGGGATATCTTTTGCCAGGTGATTGACAACTTTGGCGACATCGGCGTGTGCTGGCGGCTGGCGGCCGATCTGGCGCAGCGCGGCTGCCAGGTGCGCCTGTGGGTGGACGATGCCAGCGCCCTGGCCTGGATGGCGCCACAAGGCGCACCTCACGTACAGGTATGGCCGTGGCCCGAAGCTGCCCCGCCCGATGGCCCGGGCGATGTGGTGATCGAAGCTTTCGGCTGTGAAATCCCACCATCTTTTCAGCAGGCCATCGCAGGGAAGGCGCAAGACAATCCTCGCAGCCCGGTCTGGATCAACCTGGAATACCTTTCTGCGCAAGACTATGTGGAACGCTGCCACCGCCTGCCCTCGCGCCTGATGAGCGGACCTGCAGCGGGGCTCACGCGCTGGTTCTTCTACCCCGGATTCACCGACCGCACCGGTGGCCTGTTGCGTGAAGCCGCTCTGGCAGAGCGCCAGGCCGCATTTGACCGCCCTGCCTGGCGTGCTCGCCACGGCTTGCAGGATAGTGACCTGGTTTTTTCGTTGTTCTGCTATGAACCAGCTGCCTTTGCACAGGTATTTGCAGCCAGCGGGCCCGGTGTGCAATGGCTCGTGACGCCCGGGCGTGCAACAGCGCTCGTGCAATCGACGCCGCAGGCGGCAGGCGCCGCCCATGTGCATTACCTGCCAACAGGCACCCAATTGCAGTTTGACGACATGCTGTGGGCCTGCGACCTCAATTTTGTCCGCGGCGAAGATTCCCTGGTGCGCGCCATCTGGGCAGGCAAGCCATTCATCTGGCAAATCTATCCGCAGGATGACAATGCGCACCACGCCAAGCTGGCGGCTTTTCTGGACTGGCTGGAGGCGCCAGCCAGCCTGCGTGAGGCCCACGCGTTGTGGAATGGCACCGCTCCCGCAGATGCGCCATTGCCCTGGCCCACACCGAGCCCGGCCCTGCTTGCCCTATGGGCAACCTGCGTGCAGGCTGCACGCCACAGGCTGCAGGCCCAGCCCAGCCTCACAGAACAGCTCATGGCGTTTGTGGGCGAAAAAGGTTAGAATCGGAGTCTTTGCGCTTTTCCGCTTTTGGATCGCCAATCGGCCCAACGGATGCGCTCAACGCCGCGGAACATGCTACGGCGCAGCACAGGCAGTGCTCTCGTCCACTGCATCATTTGCCGCCCGTAGCCGTTTGAGCGGCCCCAACACAGGCAAATACTGCTATGAAAATCGCTCAAGAAATCCGTGCCGGCAACGTGATCATGTTCGGCAAAGACCCGATGATCGTTCTGAAGACCGAATACGCTCGCGGCGGCCGTGGTGCTGCAACCGTGCGCATGAAGCTCAAGAGCCTGATCGGCAACTTCGGCACGGAAAACGTGTTCAAGGCCGACGACAAGATCGACAACGTGATCCTGGACAAGAAGGATTGCACCTACTCGTACTTCGCTGACCCGATGTATGTGTGGATGGACCCCGAGTTCAACCAGTACGAAGTGGAAGCCGAAAACATGGCTGACGCACTGAACTACCTGGAAGACGGCATGGAAGCCGAAGTCGTGTTCTACGACGGCAAGGCCATCTCGGTGGAACTGCCCACCACCATCGTGCGCGAAATCACCTGGACCGAGCCCGCCGTCAAGGGCGACACCTCTGGCAAGGTCCTCAAGCCCGCCAAGATCGCAACCGGTTTTGAAGTGGCCGTGCCACTGTTCGTGAGCCAGGAAGACAAGATCGAAATCGACACCCGCACCGGCGAATACCGCAAGCGCGTGTAATGCAGCGTCGGCCTCTCGGGCCGGCTTTGCAGATCGACTTCACACAAAGCCTCCAGCCAGCTGGAGGCTTTTTTGCGTCTGGGGTGCCCCTCGCCAACAGGGCAACAAATCCAGCACCATGCACCGCAAAGCGCAGGGCTACCGTGCAGATACCCCTACCCATACCTTGAGGAAGTGCCTACTTCCTCTGAAAGCGCAGCCTTCCACCGGATTACCCAGAAAATCCCAGAAACATATTTTTACCCACTAAAAATACAAATTTATTTTTGCCCAGGTAGAATTCGACGCCATATTGATAGAAATTCTGGACTCATCATGGACCATGACCAAGCCGAAGCCCGGCTGACCATTTTTCAAGGCATGCAACGGGTACTGCAAGCAGACCGGCTGAGCGTGCTGCGTTATCTGCAGAACCACGACGAACTGCACCCGCAAGGCAGTACGCCTGCGCCGTGGGTGTTCGACGATGCCACGGGTTTGCGCCTGGATCTGAATTGGCGTGCCGAACTGGCTGAACATGCGGCAGCCGCATCGCCTGGCCCTGCAGCCAATTCCCCCTCCTCAACCGGCGTCGACAGCCGCAACGCTACCCGCTCGCGCGCGGTGGGCCGCCCCAAGCTGGGTGTGGTGTCACGGGAAGTCACCCTGCTACCACGCCACTGGGAATGGCTGGGTCGCCAGCCCGGCGGCGCATCGGCTGCGTTGCGCCGCCTGATCGAAGACGCCCGCAACGCCCATGCTGCGCAGGACGCCCGGCGTGCAGCAACCGAAGCCACTTATCGCTTCATGCAGGAAATGGCCGGAGATCAGCCGGGCTTTGAGGAAGCCTGCCGCGCATTGTTCGCCAGTAAGGAATCGGCTTTCCAGCTGCAGACCCAGGGCTGGCCAGACGATATACAGGCCTACCTCCACCAGCTCAGCCGCCCTGTCTGGGCAGGCTGATCTGCCATCTACCGAGCCATCGACCAATCTTGCCTGCGCACATGACCATGCGCCGAACATTCGCGTGTTCGCGTGCTCGGCTCAATTTTTTACATTTAGCAAAAAATCACAACAACAGATGCAAGCCTCCGCCTCTCCCGCGCCCAACGCTGCACAGGCAACGCAGCCACCCGGCCCTCCCCCGCGCGCGCCATTGACGCAGCCCTCTGGGAATGCACCACAACGCCCTCTGTGGAAGGTGTTCATGGTCTTTCTGGGGCCCATGATCCTGTCCAACATCCTGCAGTCGCTCTCGGGCACGCTCAACAGCATGTTTCTGGGCCAGATGATGGGGTTCAAGGCGCTGGCGGCCGTCGCAGCCTTCTTTCCAGTGATGTTCGTGTTCATCGCCTTTGTCATTGGCCTGGGCGCCGGTGCCTCGGTGCTGATTGGGCAGGCCTGGGGAGCGCGCCAGTTGGACAAGGTGCGCGCCATTGCCGGCACCACCTTGCTCGTGGGCCTGATCTTTGGCGCCGTGGTGGCCGTGTTTGGCGGACTGTTCACGCGCCCCATCATGCAGTTGCTGGGTACGCCGGCGGACATTCTGGAGCAAGCAACCATTTACTCCCGCATCGTGCTGCTGGGCATGCCGGGGTTGTTTGTGTTCCTGCTGGCCACATCGCTGCTGCGCGGCGTGGGCGACACACTCACACCGATGTGGTCGCTGATTTTGTCCACGGCCATTGGCCTCATCAGCACACCCGCACTGATTGCAGGCTGGTGGGGCCTGCCCCAATTGGGGGTGGCCAGTGCAGGGGTGTCGATGATTCTGGGTTTCAGCATCGCCCTGGTCTGGCTAGGGGTACACCTGCGCCATCAGGGCAGCGTGCTCGCACCGGGTCGTGCGCTTCTCAAGGCCATGCGCATTGATGCCGTGCTGCTCAAGGGCGTGCTGCGCGTAGGCATTCCCACAGGCGTGCTGATGATTGCCACATCGCTCGCGGGCCTGGTGGTGATGTCGCTGATCAATGGCTTTGGCTCCAGCGCCACGGCCGCGTATGGCGCGGTCAACCAGATCAACTCCTTTGCCCAGTTTCCCCTGATCTCGATCGCAATCACCGCTTCCATCCTGGGTGCGCAGGCTATTGGCGCAGGCCATAGTGAGCGCCTGCCTGCCATTGCGCGCACGGCCCTCACCATCAATCTGGCGCTGGGTGGCGCGACGGCGCTCGCCGGTTCGTTGTTTGCCAGGCCTTTGCTGCGCATCTTCATTACCGACGAGCAGGTACTGCATGTGGCGGTCGAGCTGCTGTACATCGTGCTCTGGAGTGGCCTGCTGTTTGGCGCCTTTGCATCGCTGTCCGCGCTGATGCGGGCCAGCGGCGATGTGGTGGTGCCTACCGCCATCACCATTGCCGTGCTGACGGTGCTGGAGCTGCCGCTCGCCTGGCTGCTGAGCCAGCGCTTCGGCCTGATCGGCATCTGGATGGCGTTTCCGCTCTCCTACAGCATCACCCTGGGACTGCAGACCTGGTACTACAAGGCCGTCTGGAAGAAGCGACCGATCCGCAAAATGGTATGAGCACCGCCCACTGGGCGGCGTGGATTCGGTAAAGCTTTGTCAGCCATTGCGGCAACTGCGCGGCCGCATGGTGACAGCCTGTTCAAAAACTGAAATCATGGCCAACCTGCACTTGTGGCACCAACACCTCTCTATGCCCGATACCAAGAAATACCGCGTTCCCATCAAAGGCAAGGTCAAACTGGCCGACTACGATCCTGCGGCAACCCCATTTGCGCACGACAGCATCAAAGCCCAGGAGAAGGACCTCAAAGCACTGAACCAGCAGCTGGCCCGGCTGACGCGACCGCTGCAGGCAGAATGCAAGCGCTCCATCCTGCTGGTATTGCAGGGTATGGACGCGTCGGGCAAGGACGGCACGGTACGCGGCGTATTCAAATACACCAGCCCGCTGGGCGTGCGGCTGGTCACCTTCAAGGCGCCCTCCAAGGAAGAGTTGGCCCACGACTACCTGTGGCGCTGCCACGCCATGGTGCCCGCCAAAGGCGAAATCGGAGTGTGGAACCGCAGCCACTACGAAGACGTGCTGGTGCCCGTCGTCAACCAGTGGATCGACAAGGACACCACCCGGCAGCGCTATGCACAGATCAACGACTTTGAACGCCTGCTGACCGAGAACGGCACCACCGTTCTCAAGTGCATGCTGCACATCAGCAAGGACGAGCAGCGCAAGCGCCTGCAGGAGCGCATCGATACCCCTGAAAAGCGCTGGAAGTTCAGCCTGGGCGATCTGGACGTGCGCAAGCAGTGGGACGACTACCAGCAGGCCTACGAAGACCTGCTGGAGGCAACCTCGACCGCGCATGCGCCCTGGTACATCATTCCAGCCGACGACAAGCTGCACCGCAACCTGATGGTGAGCACCCTGCTCAACCACACGCTGCTGGACATGCAGCCCCAATACCCGGTGGATTATCCCGAACTCGCTGGCCTGCGGGTGGTCTGAGCCACTCCCTCGCGGCACGCTCAAACAGCATTTTTCAAATAAAAAAGCTGCTGGCGCACATTAGGTGCGCGCCAGCAGCTATTATTTTTATAGTACTAAGCGCCAGTCAGGACCAGACCGTTAGACGGGGATGCCCACCAGATCGTGCCCCTGGCTGCGCAGGATGCGCACCTTGATCAGCTCGCCCACCTTATAGGTCTTGCTTGCCTTCTCTGGCGGCATCAGGTGAACCACGCCATCGATTTCAGGTGCATCGGCATAGGTGCGGGCCACGCCACCCTTCTTGCCCAGACCGATAGATTTGTCCACCAGCACCTGCATGGTCTGGCCCACGCGGCGCTCCAGACGTTTGGCAGACACCTCTTCGGCTACTTCCATGAAACGGGCGCGGCGCGCCTCGCGCACCTCCTGCGGCAGCATGCCGGGCAGGTCGTTGGCGGTCGCACCGTCCACCGGGCTGTAGGCAAAACAGCCAGCGCGGTCGATCTCGGCCTCGCGGATGAAATCCAGCAAGTGCTCGAACTCTTCTTCGGTCTCGCCCGGAAAGCCTGCAATGAAAGTGGAGCGGATCACCAGTTCAGGGCAGATCTTGCGCCACTCCATGATGCGTTCGAGGTTCTTTTCACCGCTGGCGGGGCGCTTCATGCGCCGCAATACATCAGGGTGGCTGTGCTGCAGGGGCACATCCAGGTAAGGCAGTACCAGACCCTGCGCCATCAGCGGCAGAATGGCGTCGACGGTCGGATAAGGATAGACATAGTGCAGGCGCACCCAGGCGCCATAGGGCTTGGCCAGCTCACCGAGCGTCTGCACCAGCTCCAGCATGCGGGTCTTGACGGGTTTTCCATCCCAGAAGCCCGTGCGGTATTTCACATCCACGCCATAGGCAGAGGTGTCCTGGCTGATCACCAGCAACTCCTTCACACCGCCTTCAAACAGCGCCTTGGCTTCCTTGAGCACGTCGCCGATCGGGCGGCTGACCAGGTCGCCCCGCATCGACGGGATGATGCAGAAAGTACAGCGGTGGTTGCAACCCTCGCTGATCTTCAGATATGCGTAGTGCTTGGGCGTGAGTTTGATGCCGGCTTCGCCAAAGCTGCCAGGCACCAGATCGATGAAAGGGTCATGGGGCTTGGGCAGATTCGTGTGCACCGCATCCATCACCTCCTGCGTGGCGTGAGGCCCGGTCACCGCCAGCACGCTGGGGTGCATTTGCTTGACCATGTTGCCGCCGTTCTCGCCCGTCTTCGCGCCGAGGCAGCCGGTCACAATCACCTTGCCATTCTCGGCCAGCGCCTCGCCAATCGTGTCCAGGCTCTCCTTGACAGCGTCGTCGATGAAACCGCAGGTGTTCACGATCACCAGATCTGCGCCCTCGAAGGTCTTGGAAGTCTGGTAGCCCTCTGCGCTCAATTGCGTCAGGATCAATTCACTGTCGGTCAGTGCCTTGGGGCAGCCCAACGACACGAAGCCCACTTTGGGGACCTTGGCTGTGCCGGGGACGGAGTTCGCGGGGGTGATGGTTTCGGTCATAGGGCGGGTATTTTCGCAGTTTTGCGTGAAACTCCGCAGCGCTAGGGTTTGTGCGCAGCAGCATGTCTGTCACACGGCCCCGCTCCAAAGCCATAAAAATACCCGCCAGCGCATACCACGCAAGCGGGATCAGCTATCAATTTTGATAGGGTGTGGGGGGGGGGGGGCCAACGGCACCCGCGCCAAAAGCCACTTCCGGTCAGGGAACCACTCAGGGCCGCTTGACGCCAAAGGCTGCCAGCATCTGCTCGGTCTGCTTTTGCATCTGCTCCTGCATCTGCTGAAAGAACTGCTGCGACTGCGCCTGATAGGTGCCTGCTGCAGCCGACATGTCCTGCATTCCCATGAGGTTGCGCCATGCATCAGGCGCAGCGCCCTTCATCTGCTCGGCAAAGCGCGACTGCATCTCGGTGAACATCTGCACGTTGCGCTCCAGGTACGAGCCCATGAAGCCCTGCATGGCATGGCCATAGAAACGGATGATGTTGGCCAGCATGGCTTCGGTGAACATGGGGGCGCCGCCCGCCTCCTCTTCCAGAATGATCTGCAGCAGGATGCTGCGTGTCAGGTCTTCGCCAGTTTTGGCATCCTTGACGATGATTGGCTCATTCTGCATCACCAGCCCCTTGACTTCGGCAAGCGTGATATAGGCAGAGGTCTGGGTATCGTACAGACGGCGGTTGGGATACTTCTTGATGACGCGCTCGGAAGCGGCTGCATTTCCTGGATTGTTTTCCGACACGCGGATCTCCTGTCTGTTTCTGGCTTGAACAAGGTACTGACGCCCATCGCATCAATATGATCGGCACCAAGGTGCCATGCCTAGGATTGTAGTGAGGCGCGTCCTTTATTGCGCCGCAGCACTTACCCTGATAGAACGGTCGACAGACATCGTCTTGGGCAGCCGATGTACATTGCTGCAACCGATCAATCCCATGGCATTTTGGTTTACTTATTAATTTTATCTATTTATTTATAGATAAAAACAATTGCAAAGATTGTAAATATAGTTCATCGGATGCATGGTACCGATAACAACTTCGCTATGGGTACGCGGAAGGAATGTAAGCAAAAGCCTTCCCTATTCACAAACAGCAGCAATCTGTCGCTTTTTTCTACGGTAATAGGAAAAAGGAATGGTTATACTCTTTTTAACAAAATCAAAGGCGTAACCTTGGGTTCGCCGCTCACCGACCTTTCTCCGTGACAACCCCTCTGCACTACCGGCACCGCCCACAGCGCTCCACCGCTGCTGCCACGGCCTGCCCCACAGGTAATGCAACAACTGCCCCCACACCCATCCAGTTGCAGGCCATGGCAGATTGCATGCCTCAGTTGACCTGGATGCAAGGCAGCGCCCATCAGGCGCCTCACTGGAATCCTGCCTGGCAACAATGGGGTGGTCTGCACGATGCAAATGCGGATTCGGCAATCGACTGGACGGCCCAGGTTCATCCTCTGGAGCGCGGTACGGTGCAGCAGCAATGGCTGAGCCAGACCCAGTCAGGCACCGACACCCCCGGTCATTTGGAATGCGATGCACGCCTACACCATCACTCGGGCACGTATCGCTGGTGCCGCGTCCAAGCCTATCCCGTTGCACTGGAAGGCGGCGAGTCCACATGGCTGGTCAATGCTGTCGACATCCATGACCAGGTCGAGCGCTCCCATCTACTGCAGCAAGAGGTACTGGCCCAATCCCAGATGCTGGATGTCAGCATGGATTGCATCAAGGTCATCCGCCCCGATGGTTCGTTGGCGCACATGAACAGATTCGGCTGCGATGCACTCGGGATTGCACCGGAATCAGGCTTCGGCATGCAATGGCTTGAATTACTGCCACCAGAAGTTCGCCCACGCGGCAAACGCGCCTTGCAGCAAGCGACGGCCGGCAAGAACGCTCGTTTTGAAGGTACCAGCCTGATCGCTGGACAAAAACCCCAGTATTGGGACAACGTGTTGACCCCTATCAAGGCAACCGATGGCAGCACCACAGCCATTCTGTGCGTATCACGCGATGTGACCGTGCAGCGAGAAACCGCTTTGCACATGCGTGAAGCCAATGAACAGGACGACCTGACCGGCTTGCCCAATCGCCGCGTCTTCAAGGCCAAGGTTCAGCAGATCATCAAGCATGCCCGCGAACATGACCTGCAGTTTGGCGTCATGCTGCTGGATCTGGACCATTTCAAGTACATCAACGACACGCTCGGCCATGTCGCAGGCGATCACCTGCTGCGCGTACTCTCCCGCAGGTTGGCTGCGCTGCTTTCCCCCGACTCGGTGCTTGCTCGCCTGGGCGGCGACGAATTCGCGATTGCAGTCCGTCATATTGCGGACGAGAACGACCTGCTGAATCTGGCAGAAATCGTTCGCCAGCAAATCAACACCCCCATCACCTACGCCGGTAAGCCCATCAATGGCGGCATGAGCATTGGCTGCGCCCTGTATCCCCGCGATGCAAGCGATACATCGGGGCTGCTCAAATGCGCCGACACCGCCTTGAACGACATGAAAGCGATTGGTCGCGGTGGTGTGCGCCTGTTCAGCAAGGAGATGCACGAGGCCGCAATGCGCGCGGCTTCACAGGTTCACCAAGCCCGGGAAATCGTGCGCAATCAGCTTATCAAGCCCTACTACCAGCCCAAAGTCAATATCGACACAGGCGAAGTCGTCGGGTTCGAAGCCCTGCTGCGCTGGCAACCGCCTCAAGGCGATGTGCAACTGCCTCACACGGTCGCAGAGGCATTCAAGGACTACGAACTGGCCACCAGGATCAGCGACGCCATGCAGACGCGGGTGTTTGCCGACATGACCCAGTGGCTGGCGCATGGCATGGCGGTACCGCCCATTTCCATCAATGCGGCACCGGTCGAGTTCCTGCGCGACGATTTCGCCGAGCGCATGCTCGAACGCCTGCGCCAACACCACGTCCCAACCCACCTGGTGGAGTTGGAGATCACGGAATACATTCTTGGTGACCGCGGCTCGGAACTCGTCGCCCGCGCCTTGACCTTGCTCAAGAAGGCAGGTGTACGCATTGCGCTGGATGATTTTGGTACCGGCCACTCATCCTTTACCGACCTGCGCGACTACCCCGTCGACTGCCTGAAGATCGACAAGAGCTTTGTGCAGCGCATGACCCATGAACGCGCCATTCTCGCCATTGTCAAGGCCATGTGCCAACTGGGCACCGATCTGTCACTCGATATCGTGGCCGAGGGCATAGAAA contains:
- the earP gene encoding elongation factor P maturation arginine rhamnosyltransferase EarP encodes the protein MHEARPAHRPVWDIFCQVIDNFGDIGVCWRLAADLAQRGCQVRLWVDDASALAWMAPQGAPHVQVWPWPEAAPPDGPGDVVIEAFGCEIPPSFQQAIAGKAQDNPRSPVWINLEYLSAQDYVERCHRLPSRLMSGPAAGLTRWFFYPGFTDRTGGLLREAALAERQAAFDRPAWRARHGLQDSDLVFSLFCYEPAAFAQVFAASGPGVQWLVTPGRATALVQSTPQAAGAAHVHYLPTGTQLQFDDMLWACDLNFVRGEDSLVRAIWAGKPFIWQIYPQDDNAHHAKLAAFLDWLEAPASLREAHALWNGTAPADAPLPWPTPSPALLALWATCVQAARHRLQAQPSLTEQLMAFVGEKG
- the efp gene encoding elongation factor P, which translates into the protein MKIAQEIRAGNVIMFGKDPMIVLKTEYARGGRGAATVRMKLKSLIGNFGTENVFKADDKIDNVILDKKDCTYSYFADPMYVWMDPEFNQYEVEAENMADALNYLEDGMEAEVVFYDGKAISVELPTTIVREITWTEPAVKGDTSGKVLKPAKIATGFEVAVPLFVSQEDKIEIDTRTGEYRKRV
- a CDS encoding DUF2239 family protein: MDHDQAEARLTIFQGMQRVLQADRLSVLRYLQNHDELHPQGSTPAPWVFDDATGLRLDLNWRAELAEHAAAASPGPAANSPSSTGVDSRNATRSRAVGRPKLGVVSREVTLLPRHWEWLGRQPGGASAALRRLIEDARNAHAAQDARRAATEATYRFMQEMAGDQPGFEEACRALFASKESAFQLQTQGWPDDIQAYLHQLSRPVWAG
- a CDS encoding MATE family efflux transporter; protein product: MQASASPAPNAAQATQPPGPPPRAPLTQPSGNAPQRPLWKVFMVFLGPMILSNILQSLSGTLNSMFLGQMMGFKALAAVAAFFPVMFVFIAFVIGLGAGASVLIGQAWGARQLDKVRAIAGTTLLVGLIFGAVVAVFGGLFTRPIMQLLGTPADILEQATIYSRIVLLGMPGLFVFLLATSLLRGVGDTLTPMWSLILSTAIGLISTPALIAGWWGLPQLGVASAGVSMILGFSIALVWLGVHLRHQGSVLAPGRALLKAMRIDAVLLKGVLRVGIPTGVLMIATSLAGLVVMSLINGFGSSATAAYGAVNQINSFAQFPLISIAITASILGAQAIGAGHSERLPAIARTALTINLALGGATALAGSLFARPLLRIFITDEQVLHVAVELLYIVLWSGLLFGAFASLSALMRASGDVVVPTAITIAVLTVLELPLAWLLSQRFGLIGIWMAFPLSYSITLGLQTWYYKAVWKKRPIRKMV
- a CDS encoding PPK2 family polyphosphate kinase produces the protein MPDTKKYRVPIKGKVKLADYDPAATPFAHDSIKAQEKDLKALNQQLARLTRPLQAECKRSILLVLQGMDASGKDGTVRGVFKYTSPLGVRLVTFKAPSKEELAHDYLWRCHAMVPAKGEIGVWNRSHYEDVLVPVVNQWIDKDTTRQRYAQINDFERLLTENGTTVLKCMLHISKDEQRKRLQERIDTPEKRWKFSLGDLDVRKQWDDYQQAYEDLLEATSTAHAPWYIIPADDKLHRNLMVSTLLNHTLLDMQPQYPVDYPELAGLRVV
- the rimO gene encoding 30S ribosomal protein S12 methylthiotransferase RimO — translated: MTETITPANSVPGTAKVPKVGFVSLGCPKALTDSELILTQLSAEGYQTSKTFEGADLVIVNTCGFIDDAVKESLDTIGEALAENGKVIVTGCLGAKTGENGGNMVKQMHPSVLAVTGPHATQEVMDAVHTNLPKPHDPFIDLVPGSFGEAGIKLTPKHYAYLKISEGCNHRCTFCIIPSMRGDLVSRPIGDVLKEAKALFEGGVKELLVISQDTSAYGVDVKYRTGFWDGKPVKTRMLELVQTLGELAKPYGAWVRLHYVYPYPTVDAILPLMAQGLVLPYLDVPLQHSHPDVLRRMKRPASGEKNLERIMEWRKICPELVIRSTFIAGFPGETEEEFEHLLDFIREAEIDRAGCFAYSPVDGATANDLPGMLPQEVREARRARFMEVAEEVSAKRLERRVGQTMQVLVDKSIGLGKKGGVARTYADAPEIDGVVHLMPPEKASKTYKVGELIKVRILRSQGHDLVGIPV
- the phaR gene encoding polyhydroxyalkanoate synthesis repressor PhaR, whose protein sequence is MSENNPGNAAASERVIKKYPNRRLYDTQTSAYITLAEVKGLVMQNEPIIVKDAKTGEDLTRSILLQIILEEEAGGAPMFTEAMLANIIRFYGHAMQGFMGSYLERNVQMFTEMQSRFAEQMKGAAPDAWRNLMGMQDMSAAAGTYQAQSQQFFQQMQEQMQKQTEQMLAAFGVKRP
- a CDS encoding putative bifunctional diguanylate cyclase/phosphodiesterase, whose product is MTTPLHYRHRPQRSTAAATACPTGNATTAPTPIQLQAMADCMPQLTWMQGSAHQAPHWNPAWQQWGGLHDANADSAIDWTAQVHPLERGTVQQQWLSQTQSGTDTPGHLECDARLHHHSGTYRWCRVQAYPVALEGGESTWLVNAVDIHDQVERSHLLQQEVLAQSQMLDVSMDCIKVIRPDGSLAHMNRFGCDALGIAPESGFGMQWLELLPPEVRPRGKRALQQATAGKNARFEGTSLIAGQKPQYWDNVLTPIKATDGSTTAILCVSRDVTVQRETALHMREANEQDDLTGLPNRRVFKAKVQQIIKHAREHDLQFGVMLLDLDHFKYINDTLGHVAGDHLLRVLSRRLAALLSPDSVLARLGGDEFAIAVRHIADENDLLNLAEIVRQQINTPITYAGKPINGGMSIGCALYPRDASDTSGLLKCADTALNDMKAIGRGGVRLFSKEMHEAAMRAASQVHQAREIVRNQLIKPYYQPKVNIDTGEVVGFEALLRWQPPQGDVQLPHTVAEAFKDYELATRISDAMQTRVFADMTQWLAHGMAVPPISINAAPVEFLRDDFAERMLERLRQHHVPTHLVELEITEYILGDRGSELVARALTLLKKAGVRIALDDFGTGHSSFTDLRDYPVDCLKIDKSFVQRMTHERAILAIVKAMCQLGTDLSLDIVAEGIETQEQRMALISAGCHIGQGYLFGRALPAATVVEMLTSPTRPA